The following proteins are encoded in a genomic region of Pyricularia oryzae 70-15 chromosome 6, whole genome shotgun sequence:
- a CDS encoding 4-coumarate-CoA ligase, which translates to MTIKSRWQNEIPSCSLQQWIFGSSRGPLEGSKVFIDADRPDTHYLTINEFRLVAKRVAIGLQAAGLKPGDRVLVYSGNSIWFPVVLIGVLMAGGIFTGANPGFVARELAYQLRDSGASFMFAAPVVMDVALEAAAEAKMKPSQIFIFDPEINAKDEEPQYEPDSEGSGTRHWAELLKGTLAKAETWDWVEPANPAEATCCLNYSSGTTGVPKGVEISHSAYVANGDGVTFVMNLDPDLAVNKKSLTHLCFLPMYHAMAQTYFVANYPRRRDPTYIMPYFDFEKMLQHVQNYRINALVVVPPIVVALAKHPLARQYDLSSVENLGCGAAPLGAEAIKECEALWPDGSVKIRQGWGMTEVTCTALGWDPRLEATETTAVGELMPNFYAKLVETDGSDRPITEANKRGELWVSGPTMLKGYWNNPQATNATIVYDKEENRRYLRTGDIAYVERYEAGTPFHVVDRLKELIKVKGNQVAPAELESVLLQRPDIIDVGVVGVTIKGEEYPRAYVVLAPGVKTTGEDIVKWIEPKVAKYKQLKGGVAIVDAIPKNPSGKILRKILREQAKAEVGDKPSKL; encoded by the exons ATGACAATTAAATCACGATGGCAGAACGAGATCCCTAGTTGCTCTCTGCAGCAATGGATCTTTGGATCATCTCGCGGGCCCCTCGAGGGTAGTAAAGTCTTTATCGATGCCGACCGTCCAGACACTCACTACCTTACCATCAACGAGTTTAGATTGGTGGCCAAGCGTGTCGCTATAGGTCTCCAAGCAGCGGGTTTGAAACCGGGCGATCGTGTGTTGGTCTATTCTGGAAACAGCATCTGGTTCCCGGTTGTCCTCATAGGCGTCCTCATGGCCGGCGGCATCTTCACCGGCGCCAACCCCGGGTTCGTTGCCCGGGAACTTGCGTATCAACTACGCGACAGCGGCGCTTCTTTCATGTTCGCTGCCCCCGTTGTCATGGACGTTGCACTCGAAGCTGCAGCCGAGGCAAAGATGAAACCATCGCAGATATTCATCTTTGACCCGGAAATAAATGCCAAAGATGAAGAGCCTCAATACGAACCTGACAGCGAGGGCAGCGGTACCCGTCACTGGGCCGAGCTGCTCAAGGGCACACTAGCCAAGGCCGAGACGTGGGATTGGGTCGAGCCGGCAAACCCTGCCGAGGCGACCTGCTGCCTAAACTACAGCTCAGGAACGACGGGTGTACCCAAAGGCGTCGAGATATCACACAGCGCCTACGTCGCAAATGGCGACGGTGTCACCTTTGTCATGAATCTCGATCCTGACCTGGCAGTGAATAAGAAGTCTCTAACCCATCTTTGCTTCCTGCCAATGTACCACGCCATGGCTCAGACATACTTTGTTGCAAATTACCCACGCCGGCGTGATCCCACCTACATCATGCCGTACTTTGACTTCGAAAAAATGCTTCAGCACGTGCAGAACTACCGCATCAACGCCCTGGTTGTCGTCCCGCCCATCGTGGTGGCATTGGCCAAGCACCCGCTTGCCCGCCAGTACGATCTTAGCTCCGTGGAGAACCTTGGCTGCGGCGCGGCCCCGCTCGGCGCCGAAGCCATCAAGGAGTGTGAGGCGCTATGGCCCGACGGCAGCGTCAAGATCAGGCAGGGTTGGGGCATGACCGAGGTGACGTGCACGGCGCTCGGCTGGGACCCTAGACTCGAGGCAACAGAAACGACAGCTGTGGGCGAACTCATGCCCAACTTCTATGCCAAGCTCGTTGAGACCGACGGCTCCGATAGACCTATCACTGAGGCCAACAAGAGAGGCGAACTGTGGGTATCGGGGCCAACGATGCTCAAGGGTTATTGGAACAACCCCCAGGCGACCAATGCGACCATTGTATACGACAAGGAGGAGAACAGGCGGTACCTTCGTACGGGCGACATCGCATACGTCGAGCGGTACGAGGCTGGCACGCCCTTTCACGTCGTCGACCGGCTTAAGGAGCTCATCAAGGTCAAAGGGAACCAGGTGGCGCCGGCCGAGCTCGAGTCCGTCCTTCTCCAGCGCCCCGATATCATCGACGTCGGCGTTGTGGGTGTCACAATCAAGGGCGAGGAATACCCGCGTGCGTACGTTGTCCTAGCCCCCGGAGTCAAGACTACGGGCGAGGATATTGTCAAGTGGATCGAGCCCAAGGTTGCCAAGTACAAACAGTTGAAGGGCGGTGTGGCCATCGTCGATGCCATTCCCAAGAACCCT TCTGGGAAAATCCTTCGCAAGATCCTCCGTGAGCAGGCGAAGGCTGAGGTTGGAGACAAACCGTCCAAGTTGTAG
- a CDS encoding U3 small nucleolar ribonucleoprotein imp3, with translation MVRKLKHHEQKLLKKVDFVTYKGDNDHRAAAVCRRYMIQKPSDYHTYNQICGSLRKLAHRLSLLPPDSEVRRKHEALLLEKLYDVGVLSTQSKLSAVEHGATVSAFARRRLPVVMTRLHMAENISTATKLIEQGHVRVGVDVVTDPAMLITRSMEDFVTWAVGSKIKKNIMKYKDKLDDFELL, from the exons ATGGTCCGGAAACTAAAACATCACGAGCAAAA GCTGCTCAAAAAGGTCGACTTCGTCACCTACAAGGGCGACAATGACCACCGCGCAGCGGCCGTCTGCCGGCGGTACATGATCCAGAAGCCGTCCGACTACCACACGTACAACCAGATCTGCGGTTCCCTGCGCAAGCTCGCGCACCGGCTAAGCTTGCTGCCTCCGGACAGCGAGGTGCGGCGCAAGCACGAGGCGCTCCTGCTCGAGAAGCTGTACGACGTTGGGGTGCTGTCAACACAGTCCAAGCTGTCGGCCGTCGAGCACGGCGCCACCGTCAGCGCCTTTGCAAGGAGGAGGCTGCCCGTCGTCATGACGAGGCTGCATATGGCTGAAAACATATCGACCGCCACCAAGCTCATCGAGCAGGGCCACGTGCGCGTCGGCGTGGACGTGGTCACGGACCCGGCCATGCTCATCACCAGGTCCATGGAGGACTTTGTCACGTGGGCCGTGGGCAGCAAGATCAAGAAGAATATTATGAAGTACAAGGACAAGCTGGACGACTTTGAGCTTCTCTAA
- a CDS encoding MAS3 protein, which produces MKYTSAILISAFAATNVFAHGVVTEVQGANGVTLPGLTAIDGTPRDCPNPGCGSEADTAIIRDRELGTSRASALGRTQGGGPVDAAKMIELFMDGASVNKSDVVAARERHAANLARRATLLPRAGGGTSTPKGTEETGVKAATGIAATKGLPTTNDDGTINIVFHQVNQDGAGPLTADIDSTSGGQDVSAFQKAKITTNVPGLGIAGLSAAQTMDFPVAVQMPAGATCSGSVGGANNVCIARLRNAAVTGPFGGSVAFTQSPAARKRAIEYNLAKRRFARSLATDEEDDE; this is translated from the coding sequence ATGAAGTACACCAGCGCCATCCTCATCTCCGCCTTCGCGGCCACCAACGTCTTCGCCCACGGCGTCGTCACCGAGGTCCAGGGTGCCAACGGCGTCACCCTTCCCGGTCTGACCGCCATCGATGGCACTCCCCGTGACTGCCCCAACCCTGGCTGCGGCTCCGAGGCTGACACCGCCATCATCCGCGACCGCGAGCTCGGTACCAGCCGCGCCTCGGCTCTGGGCCGCACCCAGGGCGGTGGCCCCGTCGACGCTGCCAAGATGATTGAGCTGTTCATGGACGGTGCCTCGGTCAACAAGTCTGATGTCGTTGCCGCCCGCGAGCGCCACGCCGCCAACCTGGCTCGCCGCGCCACTCTCCTTCCCCGCGCCGGCGGTGGCACCAGCACCCCCAAGGGCACCGAGGAGACTGGTGTCAAGGCTGCCACAGGTATCGCTGCCACCAAGGGTCTCCCGACCACCAACGATGATGGCACCATCAACATTGTCTTCCACCAGGTCAACCAGGACGGCGCTGGCCCCCTGACCGCCGACATCGACTCCACTTCGGGTGGCCAGGACGTCTCGGCTTTCCAGAAGGCCAAGATCACCACCAACGTTCCAGGCCTCGGCATTGCCGGCCTCTCGGCTGCCCAGACCATGGACTTCCCCGTGGCCGTTCAGATGCCCGCTGGAGCTACCTGCTCGGGATCGGTTGGAGGCGCCAACAACGTCTGCATCGCTCGTCTCCGCAACGCCGCCGTCACCGGCCCCTTTGGCGGCTCCGTTGCCTTCACGCAGTCTCCCGCCGCCCGCAAGCGTGCCATCGAGTACAACCTGGCCAAGCGCCGCTTCGCTCGCTCCCTCGCcaccgacgaggaggatgacgagtag
- a CDS encoding acetyl esterase: MHPLIFLCLGAISAASPCQARDKPFDNLITFGDSFTDNGRLQYYLLNQANPPPPGVLHPEVNQTASGGLAWGQFASRAVGSRYFDYAVSGAVCSNKITPRYFTGLNRTFPTVLEDELPSFVADATVPGDVLYAGDRTAENTVYALWIGTNDIGQNAFLTDSQVAGKNLSTFTDCVWEVFDGIYAAGGRRFVLLNEAPLDLSPLYAPSGSGGSGDSVFWLNKTSYNETQYSQKMMQYTSTINTVFDYGVPFNLLVQSRWPKAVFSIFDVHGFLTDISNTPDAYFDAPANSTGFYHYCRPQNSSDCVNAAEPDSSFMWYDELHPSERTSLHIADEFLQVLGDKSAYGKTWVS, from the exons ATGCATCCTCTTATTTTTCTGTGCTTGGGCGCCATCTCGGCCGCTTCACCTTGCCAGGCACGCGATAAGCCGTTTGACAACTTGATCACATTTGGTGACAGTTTCACAGACAACGGGCGGCTTCAATACTATCTCCTCAACCAAGCTAACCCTCCCCCGCCGGGCGTCCTCCACCCTGAGGTCAATCAGACGGCCAGCGGTGGCCTCGCATGGGGCCAGTTTGCTTCACGAGCCGTGGGCTCGAGATATTTTGACTACGCGGTCAGCGGTGCTGTTTGCTCAAACAAGATCACTCCTCGCTATTTCACTGGCCTCAACAGAACCTTCCCCACGGTACTCGAAGATGAGTTGCCGTCGTTTGTGGCAGACGCTACGGTTCCTGGTGATGTGCTTTATGCCGGAGACCGCACAGCCGAGAACACTGTTTATGCCTTGTGGATCGGGACCAATGATATCGGTCAGAATGCGTTTCTGACCGATTCACAGGTCGCTGGGAAGAATCTTAGTACATTCACCGATTGCGTCTG GGAGGTCTTTGATGGGATATACGCCGCTGGCGGTCGCCGCTTTGTGCTGCTGAATGAGGCACCCCTAGACCTGTCCCCTCTGTACGCCCCTAGCGGGAGTGGTGGCTCCGGGGACTCTGTCTTCTGGCTCAACAAGACGAGCTACAATGAAACTCAATACAGCCAAAAGATGATGCAGTACACAAGCACTATCAACACGGTCTTTGACTACGGCGTACCGTTCAATTTATTGGTCCAGAGCCGGTGGCCCAAGGCTGTTTTCTCCATCTTCGACGTCCATGGCTTCTTGACCGACATTTCGAACACCCCAGATGCCTACTTCGACGCGCCGGCAAATTCAACCGGCTTCTATCACTACTGCCGTCCGCAGAACAGCTCTGACTGTGTTAATGCTGCTGAACCCGATTCAAGCTTCATGTG GTATGATGAGCTGCACCCGTCTGAACGGACTT CATTGCATATTGCGGACGAGTTCCTCCAAGTTCTTGGTGACAAATCGGCATACGGAAAGACTTGGGTGTCGTAG
- a CDS encoding histidinol-phosphate aminotransferase, producing the protein MSPFNLQTCARPNILALQPYRCARDDYKDDGTKVLLDANENAFGPSIAPDDAQAILGQGATTGGPDLDLLGLHRYPDPHQADLKQLLCNLRNTKVHTSGTLLPENLFVGVGSDEAIDGLLRCFCVPARDRILVCPPTYGMYSVSAQVNDVGLVKVPLLPAPEFALDTDAVLAALSADDADTIKLVYLCSPGNPTASLLAKEDVKRVLEHPTWNGVVVLDEAYVDFAPDGTSLAEWVLEWPNLVVMQTFSKAFGLAGIRLGAAFASAEIASLLNSLKAPYNISSPTSALASYAASPKGLAAMRASREKIIQQRDRLIAEIAKIDGVGKLMGGTASNFLLYEILNAQGQPDNATALAVYERLAESRGVVVRFRGKEHGCLGCLRITVGTEDEVTRFLASLKEILAQVRG; encoded by the exons ATGTCACCTTTCAATCTACAAACATGCGCCCGTCCCAACATATTGGCCCTGCAACCATATCGCTGCGCCAGAGA CGATTACAAAGATGACGGAACCAAGGTCCTGCTCGACGCGAATGAAAATGCCTTTGGCCCCTCCATCGCACCCGACGATGCGCAGGCCATCCTAGGGCAAGGCGCCACGACGGGCGGTCCGGACCTGGACCTCCTGGGTCTGCACAGGTACCCCGACCCTCACCAGGCCGACTTGAAGCAGCTGTTGTGCAATTTGCGCAACACAAAGGTGCACACCTCGGGAACGCTGCTTCCTGAGAACCTCTTCGTCGGCGTGGGCAGCGACGAGGCCATCGACGGCCTGCTGCGCTGCTTCTGCGTCCCCGCCCGGGACCGCATCCTGGTCTGCCCGCCCACCTACGGCATGTACTCGGTATCGGCGCAGGTCAACGACGTCGGCCTCGTCAAGGTGCCACTGCTCCCCGCGCCGGAATTCGCGCTCGACACCGACGCCGTACTCGCGGCGCTgtcggccgacgacgccgacacCATCAAGCTGGTCTACCTCTGTTCTCCCGGCAACCCCACCGCGTCGCTGCTGGCCAAGGAGGACGTGAAGCGCGTGCTGGAACACCCGACGTGGAACGGCGTCGTGGTGCTGGACGAGGCCTACGTCGACTTTGCGCCAGACGGCACCTCCCTCGCAGAGTGGGTGCTCGAGTGGCCCAATCTGGTCGTCATGCAGACCTTCTCCAAGGCCTTTGGACTGGCCGGAATCCGTCTTGGCGCTGCCTTTGCCTCGGCCGAGATCGCCAGCCTGCTTAACTCTCTCAAGGCGCCTTACAACATCTCCAGCCCTACCAGCGCCCTGGCTTCGTACGCCGCATCGCCCAAGGGTTTGGCCGCGATGCGGGCGAGCCGGGAAAAGATCATCCAGCAACGGGATCGGCTCATTGCCGAGATTGCCAAGATTGACGGTGTCGGCAAGTTGATGGGAGGTACTGCTAGCAACTTCTTGCTCTACGAGATACTCAATGCTCAAGGGCAGCCGGACAATGCGACTGCGCTTGCTGTCTACGAGAGATTGGCCGAGTCCAGAGGTGTTGTTGTGCGCTTCCGGGGTAAAGAGCACGGATGTCTTGGTTGCCTGAGAATAACGGTTGGCACCGAGGACGAGGTCACAAGGTTTCTCGCTTCACTCAAGGAGATTCTGGCCCAAGTCAGGGGCTGA
- a CDS encoding L-2-hydroxyglutarate dehydrogenase: protein MFSQVARCHLATPQSHRVLRQFSSSSPRQIDYTHAVVGGGVVGLAVCRALSARPGTSTLLLERHSAVGTETSSRNSEVIHAGIYYGQGTLKTELCVRGRGLLYDFCRTRSVPHRQTGKWIVAQDETQREALGRIYEHAGRPGIGVPLRWVGREEARRREPDVRAEAGVLESPETGIVDSHALMLALQGEFEENGGDVALLSRVVSVEPLGGGRGWSLAVRSNDETTTITAETVINAAGLGAVDLHNMIVPSARHLRMFYAKGNYFSYGASRPRVGTLVYPAPPTWFGPDVEWVDSPNDLAVNSARLPEAIAEIKQYLPGVDEQALTPDYAGIRPKLGERGAVVSGSGFLDFVIRKEDGFEGWINLLGIESPGLTSSLAIAEEVERLLYR from the exons ATGTTCTCCCAGGTCGCGAGGTGCCACCTGGCAACGCCGCAAAGCCACAGGGTCCTGCGGCAGTTCTCCTCATCGTCCCCGCGGCAGATCGACTACACGCACGCCGTCGTCGGTGGTGGCGTGGTGGGCCTAGCCGTGTGCCGCGCCCTCTCAGCACGACCCGGCACCAGCACTCTGCTGCTCGAGCGCCACTCTGCcgttggcaccgagaccTCGTCTCGCAACAGCGAGGTCATCCACGCGGGTATCTATTACGGCCAGGGCACGCTCAAGACGGAGCTCTGCGTCCGGGGCCGCGGCCTGCTGTACGACTTTTGCCGCACCCGCTCCGTGCCCCACCGGCAGACTGGTAAGTGGATCGTCGCGCAGGACGAAACGCAGCGCGAGGCCCTCGGGCGCATTTACGAGCACGCTGGCCGGCCGGGGATCGGCGTGCCGCTGCGCTGGGTCGGGCGCGAAGAGGCGCGGCGGCGCGAGCCCGACGTCCGCGCTGAAGCGGGCGTACTCGAGAGCCCCGAGACGGGTATCGTGGACAGCCACGCCCTGATGCTGGCGCTGCAGGGAGAGTTTGAGGAGAACGGAGGGGACGTGGCGCTGCTGTCGCGCGTGGTCAGCGTCGAGCCCCTCGGCGGCGGTAGGGGTTGGTCGCTGGCCGTGAGGAGCAACGATGAGACGACCACCATCACCGCCGAGACGGTCATCAACGCCGCCGGCCTGGGCGCTGTCGACCTGCACAACATGATTGTGCCCTCGGCGCGGCACCTGAGGATGTTCTACGCCAAGGGGAACTACTTTTCGTATGGGGCGTCGCGGCCTCGCGTGGGGACGCTGGTCTATCCGGCTCCGCCGACCTG GTTCGGTCCCGACGTGGAATGGGTAGACTCGCCTAATGACCTTGCTGTGAACTCTGCCAGACTCCCCGAAGCAATTGCCGAGATTAAGCAATATCTTCCTGGCGTTGACGAGCAGGCCCTGACGCCAGACTACGCTGGCATCAGGCCCAAGCTGGGAGAGAGAGGCGCTGTTGTTTCGGGGAGTGGCTTTTTGGATTTTGTTATTCGGAAGGAGGATGGATTCGAGGGCTGGATCAACCTTCTGGGCATCGAGAGCCCTGGACTAACAAGTAGCCTTGCGATTGCAGAAGAAGTTGAAAGATTGTTATATAGATGA
- a CDS encoding complex I intermediate-associated protein 84: MRSHLARNACRASQRSPASRQLLTSITAPPSSSLLCSRDLHHPRRQPHICDRLTQDLAGRYGKRSFFGPFKKPPREVQPPQMVPGYGVLLDFTANEQDNVRLPAVEVIQKAVTDLFSSPIIRQTGLNSTQARCALRAMLYLRDNSGLANTSDKLGLSASCLRKILRAAQKKRPQDDGQDYMELAKLAFDGLRPSLKDEEALNWWTEYLVAIFNTGGSTHALEELKTWLDSQPPILSEAAKELLVLMFRKFSQQGEHPALSELLKILRARGLSTHNSFIDSMVAYHASLGQADDAFLWLGKIPGTPSSNSLLALIKLADQQPNLSNTVTGIFLELCDQKSPLPVSSWSAVLQWALCQQNMDFSNLETFIRTKLAKNKKLQPEELLPGNTLDHLLMAAMDRKQYVLAERITDWALKRVRSERGLPFRAKAMRLEWRLAANDLPGAHEAYQSIITEDLSVLDLGPTQQSALNRYLQVLCSQEVAQSARVLPTLSTLEEHRVHLEPETIGYVAKYLLENDLEYELIDTLSIHATNFSISERTILINKMLEFCLDITRSTARAWNTYTLLRQYFPDMKRDPRVRMMHAFFARKRPDMAVLVFGHMRAHDNPEMKPDLDVYVAVLECLGRHPDIDSLKLVHNMFKMDTTIQPTTRLYNAMMMAYTGCGEPFKSLEFWREISNSPEGPTYETLTLFFWTCQKIGPGVEKANEVWEKLMRMNVEIPSEVFSAYCGAMSSKGKLDTVKQLLLGMDGTVGYYPDTATLRIIYDGLPNQTLQDEFEKFALHRFPDTWNELVTVIPRKKSRELVRSKFRYSRVHDMKA; this comes from the exons ATGCGATCCCATCTGGCTCGCAATGCCTGCCGCGCGAGCCAGAGATCCCCGGCCTCCAGGCAGCTGCTTACTTCGATAACCGCTCCGCCGTCTTCTTCCCTCCTTTGCTCACGAGACTTACATCACCCTCGGCGACAGCCACACATCTGCGATCGCCTAACCCAAGACTTAGCTGGGCGCTATGGCAAGAGGTCATTCTTCGGTCCCTTTAAGAAGCCGCCGCGGGAGGTCCAACCCCCGCAAATGGTACCCGGCTATGGCGTGCTGCTCGATTTCACGGCCAACGAGCAGGATAACGTCCGTTTGCCAGCTGTGGAGGTGATTCAGAAAGCTGTCACGGATCTTTTCAGCAGTCCGATCATTAGACAAACGGGTTTGAACTCGACACAAGCCCGATGTGCATTGCGAGCCATGCTGTATCTGCGAGACAATTCTGGCTTAGCGAATACCTCGGACAAACTGGGACTTTCGGCTTCTTGCCTTAGAAAGATACTGCGAGCTGCCCAGAAAAAGCGACCGCAGGACGATGGGCAAGATTATATGGAGCTAGCAAAGCTTGCCTTCGATGGGCTTCGGCCGTCATTAAAAGACGAAGAAGCATTAAACTGGTGGACGGAGTACCTCGTGGCCATATTCAATACTGGTGGCAGTACCCACGCTCTTGAAGAGCTGAAGACATGGCTAGATAGCCAACCGCCAATCCTTAGCGAGGCCGCCAAAGAGCTGTTGGTATTGATGTTTCGCAAGTTTTCACAGCAAGGGGAGCACCCAGCCCTGTCCGAATTGCTGAAGATTCTGCGGGCTCGTGGACTGAGCACGCACAATTCTTTCATCGATTCAATGGTGGCATACCATGCCTCGCTAGGTCAAGCAGACGATGCCTTCCTCTGGCTTGGCAAGATCCCTGGGACACCGTCCAGTAATAGCTTGCTCGCACTTATCAAGCTGGCCGATCAACAGCCGAACCTATCCAACACAGTGACAGGCATTTTCCTCGAGCTCTGCGATCAGAAAAGTCCCTTACCAGTATCCAGCTGGTCTGCGGTGTTGCAGTGGGCCCTTTGCCAGCAAAACATGGACTTTTCCAACTTGGAAACATTTATTCGAACCAAACTTGCCAAGAATAAAAAACTGCAGCCCGAGGAACTCCTGCCCGGTAATACGCTCGATCACTTGTTGATGGCAGCAATGGACAGAAAGCAGTATGTTCTGGCCGAGCGCATCACGGATTGGGCTCTGAAGCGCGTGAGAAGCGAACGAGGGCTTCCGTTCCGGGCCAAGGCGATGCGGCTCGAGTGGCGACTGGCCGCCAACGATCTCCCGGGGGCCCATGAGGCATATCAAAGCATCATAACTGAAGATTTGAGTGTTCTTGATCTTGGACCCACCCAGCAATCAGCCTTGAACAGATACCTCCAGGTGCTATGCTCACAAGAAGTGGCACAAAGCGCGAGGGTACTGCCGACGCTGTCGACCCTTGAGGAGCATCGTGTCCATCTTGAACCCGAAACGATTGGATATGTTGCTAAATACTTGCTCGAGAACGATCTTGAATATGAGTTGATTGACACGCTCTCGATTCACGCTACAAATTTTAGTATTTCTGAAAGGACAATCCTGATCAACAAAATGCTTGAATTCTGCCTCGACATTACCAGAAGTACGGCTCGTGCTTGGAATACTTACACTCTTCTACGCCAGTACTTCCCCGACATGAAGAGAGACCCTCGCGTGAGGATGATGCATGCATTCTTCGCACGGAAGAGGCCAGACATGGCGGTTCTTGTATTTGGCCACATGCGAGCACATGACAACCCCGAGATGAAGCCGGACTTGGATGTGTACGTGGCCGTGCTGGAGTGCTTGGGGCGGCACCCAGATATCGACAGTTTGAAGCTAGTCCACAACATGTTCAAGATGGATACGACCATTCAGCCGACCACGAGGCTATACAATGCCATGATGATGGCTTACACCGGCTGCGGCGAGCCCTTCAAAAGTCTCGAGTTCTGGCGTGAGATCAGCAACTCTCCTGAGGGCCCCACCTACGAGACCCTGACCCTATTTTTCTGGACTTGCCAAAAGATCGGACCCGGAGTTGAGAAGGCGAACGAGGTCTGGGAGAAACTCATGCGGATGAATGTCGAGATCCCCTCGGAGGTTTTCTCTGCTTACTGCGGCGCCATGAGCAGCAAAGGCAAACTTGACACCGTGAAGCAGCTGCTACTAGGGATGGATGGAACGGTGGGGTACTATCCCGACACTGCGAC ACTACGTATAATCTACGATGGTCTGCCGAACCAGACGTTGCAAGACGAGTTCGAGAAGTTTGCTTTGCACCGGTTCCCAGACACATGGAATGAGTTGGTAACAGTGATCCCGCGAAAGAAGAGCCGCGAACTCGTGCGCAGCAAATTCAGGTACTCTAGGGTCCACGATATGAAGGCATAA